From Halomarina ordinaria:
GACAAAATCCACGACCCCGCTGCGGGGACTGGTGGTTTCTTAATCCACGCGTTTGAGCATATCTTGGATAAAACGAACGAGGGTTTAGACCTCTCTCGCGAAGAGCGTCAAGCACTGATGACAGAGAATCTCTCTGGAAGAGAACTTGTGCCGGAAACTCGCCGACTCGGTCTTATGAACCTCGCTCTCCACGACCTGCAGCCCGAAAATTTCGAAGTCGGTGACTCGCTAGCTGCTGGTCCCCATACTGAGGAAAGATATGACGTCATTCTCACCAACCCACCCTATGGGGGGAACCAGCAGAAAGAACCTACTCGGGATGATTTTATGGTTGAGACGAAGAAACCTGAGCTCAATTTTCTTCAGCATTGTATGACACTTCTAAACGCTGGTGGAAAGTGTGGAATTGTCGTGCCTGACGGTGTGCTATTTCAAGGGGGACAAGCCGAGCGTGTGCGTGAAAACCTACTAAGAAATTTTGACCTACATACAATTCTTATCCTTCCGATTGGAGCATTTCATCCGTATACGAACGTCACGACAAACGTGGTATTCTTTGAGAATGGCGGGACCACGGAAGATGTTAGCTTCTATGACTTACGTACAAGCGTAGAGAAGATTAAAAAGAGTAATCCACTCACAAAGGACCACTTTGAGGACTTCCTGGATAATTTTGGTTTAGAAAAAGACGATGGAAGGTATTTCGAGATCTCTTTAGAAGAGGTAGAACGTAATGACTACTCGCTCAATTATAAGAAATACAGGGATTTCGAGGATGACGGAGATGAGACACCGCCTCCAGAGGAACTCATTACAGAACTACTTTCGCTTCAAGAAACAATCAAAGACAATTCTGAATCAATACTAGCAGAATTAGAGGAGGATGAGTAGATGAATTGGGAGCAAGTACCAGACCACTGGGAGAGCAAAAAGCTGAGCGAAATTGGAGAAATCTATTCCGGAGGAACTCCTGACCGCGACAATCCGAATTACTTCGGAGGAGATATTCCGTGGCTGAGACTGAAAGATGCGAAGCAATTCTATGTCTCTACCTCAGACGAAAAGATAACACAAGAAGGTTTAGAAAATAGTAGCGCCCAGTTGCTCCCTGAAGGTTCAGTGATAGTTTCAACAAGGGCGACGATTGGCGAAGTCACTATTGCGAAAAGGCAAGTGACCACTAATCAAGGTTTCAAGGCGGTGTATCCACAGAAAGCAGACTCCGAATTTGTTGCTTACTTCCTATCCTCAATAACAGATGAGTTAGAGAACTTAGGTAGGACTACTACCTATCCTGAGGTAAACAAAACTCAATTCAGTAATATTGAGATACCACTTCCATCAATTTCTGAACAACGCGCTATCGTTAAGAAGCTGAATTCAATCTTCGAAAAGCTAAATGAGTCGAACGAGACACAGTCACACGCGGAAGACATCGCAAGGAAAGTCCTGAATTCTGCAATCAAACGTCTCATAGATAGTGCATACAAGTCGTCTGAACAAGTTAAGGTAGAAGACGTTTGTGACAAAATCAAGAATGGGGGGACACCAAAGAGGTCAAACGAAAGCTATTGGGGGGGTAATATCCCGTGGCTGAAGTCGGGCGAGTTAAAAAATTCTATTTTATATGATTCTGAGGAATATATGACAGAGAAAGGCCTGTCAGAGAGCAGCGCTAAGATGTTCTCACCAGATACTGTATTGGTCGCAATGTATGGAGCGACGCGTGGAGAAACTGGCTTCATCAAAAAGGAGATGTCTACTAATCAGGCTGTATGTGGCTTATCTGCTGATGAGAGCTTGTGTGAACCCAAGTATCTCTGGTATTGCCTACGAACTCTACAGAGCAAATTAGCTTCACAAGGTCGAGGAGGTGGACAGGACAATATAAATCAGACAACAATTCGGAATACGATAATCCCACTCCCATCTATTCAAAGGCAACGTAAAATAATTGAACGTATTGAATTAGTTGAAGAGCGAGCAAATGAAATACGTGATGCCTCAAACCGTATTGGAGAGATATTGGATATCCTTCCAAAAGCAGTATTTAACAAGGCATTCAGTGGGAACTTGTAGACATTGAAAATGTCCCAGATAGTCAGGCGCAAACCGCATTAGGAGATTTTTGCCGCACACAGAATTTATACTAAACGAACTGTGTCAGCGCTCATATTCAGCCTCAAAACTCACGTTGTGCGTTACTGTCTGCAACCTATCATTCTTCGATAAATGAGCGAAATGAAGGGTCGGGAAAAGTTCTGCCTTGGCACTCATAGTCCGCGCTCAAATTGAAAACAAGCAGAACTCAGATACCGAATTTAAATATCTGCTCCCGGTAGAGAGGTTCGATATCTTCGTAGTACGTATGAATGTAGTCGTCAATCGCTCCTCGGTCATCAAGCGAGCTATTCTGAGTCGTATCCCCCCGCATGTACTTTATCAGCTCTCGGTTGAGGTCTCGTTCCACCCGCCAATACGTCGTGAAGCGATGACGGCCGAAGTGACTAGTCACTCCACGGTGCTCTTCGGTTTCTGCATACTCTGGTCTGAAGGTTCGTATCCAGCAGCTGTTGAGATACTCCTGGTCGAGTTGACTGTGGCTCGTCTTCGAGAGGAAGATCCACCCTTCCTCAGTGTCGGGCCGGATGAGCAAGTAGCGTAGAAGCGCGTGCCGCGCTTCGTCGTCAAGGGGGAGGACACGCGGGCATCGCGATTTGTTACCCTGGCGCTCATCGCGCGAGGGAATATAGACAGCATTAGGACGGCTATCGAGTGCTGGATGCGACCCCAACTCGCGGTAGTGCTGTTGGAGATCTGCATTCTGTATACTGATGTCACGAATCGTGATATTACATAGTTCGGACGCCCGTAGCCCAAGTTTGAACTGGAGGACAATGGCCGCACGGTCGCGGACGTTCGTGACTCCGTGCAGAATCTCACCGAGTGTCTCGATGGGAATACGAGGCGGCTCCTTGAGCGGTGGGCGGCTCAAATCCACCTTCGAAAGGACGAGCGTGAACGGGTTGTAGTCCTGGGGGTGAGGAAACGCTGGCGCGTCTTGCCAGTACTCATAGGCCTTGTTCAAACGACGGAGCTTCGTCCGTACTGTATCTGGCTGATTGCCGCAATCGTCTCGACAGTACTGAAGGAAACCCACGACGTGCTTGTCGTTCGGACAGGCTGGATGACGACCCTCCCGGGCCATATACCCGCTCCACTGCTCGAAAACCCAATCATAGGCTTTGTGCGTGCTAGGCGCGAGCCCCTTACTGTCGAGGACATCCGAAACGAAGAGGTCGAATGGGTCGACCGCCATCCCTTCGAACGTCGTAGCATACGCAGCTAACGGGTCGAGGTCTCGACCGAACGCCGCAGCCACTTCTGCCCGTTGTGCATCGACGTCCGGGTGAACGACATCAGTCATATTTCCTCGCCTCCGCTTTTCCGGAGAGTTTCGCATCCCAAATCCGACGAGATGCGTCGCATTCGACGACGGCCATGAGTGGTGGATGGTAAACGTGCGGGTAGTCTGTGTGCGACTGGAGCCACGAGTAGAAGTGTTCGACTCGTACCCAGTACTCTCTGTAGACGGTCTTGGCGCTCCGTCCCTCCAGGAGGTCCTCGCACCACGTATTCACGTCCGCTGGAGTAGCGAGTGCATGGTGACGGTCGCGGGCAGCCATATGTGCTTTCCACGACCGCTCTGCTTTCGATAGAGACGCCCGATAGTGCTTGGAATCGAACGACTCCGGGCGACTCGCTACAAACCCTGCCCAAATATCCTGACCGTCATACACGGTCGCGTAATTACTGAGTCGATACCGGGCGGGGACATCGGAGAGTCGCTTGAAAA
This genomic window contains:
- a CDS encoding type I restriction-modification system subunit M, which codes for MSENGRMDVKNKIWDICGILRDDGMHIGTYVEQVTVLLFLKMMEEKETFGEEPIEIPDECNWETLKQKDGEELLSHYNTTVLPQLGEQDGIIGEIFARVNSQFRTPVNLRRAVREIDEINWSEIDTDVKGAAYESLLEKYAEEAKGAGQYFTPRAAIKAVVEAVDPDNDDKIHDPAAGTGGFLIHAFEHILDKTNEGLDLSREERQALMTENLSGRELVPETRRLGLMNLALHDLQPENFEVGDSLAAGPHTEERYDVILTNPPYGGNQQKEPTRDDFMVETKKPELNFLQHCMTLLNAGGKCGIVVPDGVLFQGGQAERVRENLLRNFDLHTILILPIGAFHPYTNVTTNVVFFENGGTTEDVSFYDLRTSVEKIKKSNPLTKDHFEDFLDNFGLEKDDGRYFEISLEEVERNDYSLNYKKYRDFEDDGDETPPPEELITELLSLQETIKDNSESILAELEEDE
- a CDS encoding restriction endonuclease subunit S, with translation MNWEQVPDHWESKKLSEIGEIYSGGTPDRDNPNYFGGDIPWLRLKDAKQFYVSTSDEKITQEGLENSSAQLLPEGSVIVSTRATIGEVTIAKRQVTTNQGFKAVYPQKADSEFVAYFLSSITDELENLGRTTTYPEVNKTQFSNIEIPLPSISEQRAIVKKLNSIFEKLNESNETQSHAEDIARKVLNSAIKRLIDSAYKSSEQVKVEDVCDKIKNGGTPKRSNESYWGGNIPWLKSGELKNSILYDSEEYMTEKGLSESSAKMFSPDTVLVAMYGATRGETGFIKKEMSTNQAVCGLSADESLCEPKYLWYCLRTLQSKLASQGRGGGQDNINQTTIRNTIIPLPSIQRQRKIIERIELVEERANEIRDASNRIGEILDILPKAVFNKAFSGNL
- a CDS encoding tyrosine-type recombinase/integrase — its product is MTDVVHPDVDAQRAEVAAAFGRDLDPLAAYATTFEGMAVDPFDLFVSDVLDSKGLAPSTHKAYDWVFEQWSGYMAREGRHPACPNDKHVVGFLQYCRDDCGNQPDTVRTKLRRLNKAYEYWQDAPAFPHPQDYNPFTLVLSKVDLSRPPLKEPPRIPIETLGEILHGVTNVRDRAAIVLQFKLGLRASELCNITIRDISIQNADLQQHYRELGSHPALDSRPNAVYIPSRDERQGNKSRCPRVLPLDDEARHALLRYLLIRPDTEEGWIFLSKTSHSQLDQEYLNSCWIRTFRPEYAETEEHRGVTSHFGRHRFTTYWRVERDLNRELIKYMRGDTTQNSSLDDRGAIDDYIHTYYEDIEPLYREQIFKFGI